From the Oceanobacillus kimchii X50 genome, the window GAATGAATTCCATAATTGCATTTTAGACAATGCATTTTTAATAATAGTTAGATATTAATGTTTGGAATAGAAGAACAACTTGAATTTGATTGGAATGGAAGACGACGACTCCTGCTCCGTATGGAGCTTGAAGATCCACTTAGAAATTGTGGGCTTATTTTTCAAGTTAGCTTAATCAGGTGCATTCTAAAAGCAATCGTCTGCTATGGAGATTAAACACTTACTTAAAATGGATGAAAAAGTGTATGTAAGGGTACTTCACTAGCAAGTCCTACCATGAGCTTGATTCGCGCTTTTTTACTATCATAATCTTTTCCTAAAATAACACCATTCTGTAATAAATCATACGTACTTCCTGGATAGTCGTAAGTTGGATAAACTTCTCCCTCTACTGCTGTTGTTGTGATAACCACTGCAATACCTTCTTCAATACATTGTCTAATTTCCTGCATCATCGTTGGGGATACTTGTCCTCTTCCAACGCCTTCAATTACAATTCCATCAACTTGATTTTCTCTAGCTGCTTTAATATATTTACCATCAGCATTCATATACACTTTGATAATATCTACTTCAGGTAAGTCCTTTCGTAGTTGATAATTATCTTTGAAAGTAGGCTTTTGAAATACGCGTACTTGATTATTATCAATAATTCCTAAATAGCCATATCCAAATGCATTAAATCCCTGAATATTTGAAGCGTGTTCCTTACGAACATAACGTGAATGAAAAATACGCTCATTAAATACTACTGTGACCCCAACTTCATTTAATTCTTCACTACAAGCAGTTAGAACTGCATTTTTTATATTAATATAAGAATCTGTACCTATTTCTAACGGAGAGCGCTGTGAACCTGTAAAAACAATTGGAATATGATAATCTGTGATTAGATTCATAAAGTAAGAAGATTCTTCTAATGTGTCAGTTCCTTGTGTAATGACTATTCCATCAAAGCTATTGTTTAATAAAAGTTCATCCATTTTTGATTTTAATACAAGTAAATCTTGAAATGTTAAGTGTATGCTTGCTTTTTGAAATATAGAATGGACGACTACCTCGATTCCATTAGGAATATCGCAT encodes:
- a CDS encoding asparaginase, whose translation is MTKKILLLATGGTIASEKKPNSDKLESGVLTGEELLEKCDIPNGIEVVVHSIFQKASIHLTFQDLLVLKSKMDELLLNNSFDGIVITQGTDTLEESSYFMNLITDYHIPIVFTGSQRSPLEIGTDSYINIKNAVLTACSEELNEVGVTVVFNERIFHSRYVRKEHASNIQGFNAFGYGYLGIIDNNQVRVFQKPTFKDNYQLRKDLPEVDIIKVYMNADGKYIKAARENQVDGIVIEGVGRGQVSPTMMQEIRQCIEEGIAVVITTTAVEGEVYPTYDYPGSTYDLLQNGVILGKDYDSKKARIKLMVGLASEVPLHTLFHPF